In Candidatus Hydrogenedentota bacterium, the DNA window GCGGAAGGGTTCACTTAACCGCCTCACCCTCCTCTTCGGCACCCAGGTCAATATCCACTTCGATGTCATGCGAATACGTCTGTTCGCCCTCGAGCGGACATTGCACCAGCCAATAGCCTTCGGGAGACATAATCCCCGTCGGGCAGTTCACGGCTCCCTCGGGGGCAGCCGCGTTCGCGGTGGCGATATAGACTTTGCTTTCGAGAGCGCGCAATTGCAGGTTGGACTCGTGATAGGTGCGGTGGATAGCGCTCGTTCCCGAATTCGCCGAATGGAATATCACCTGGGCGCCTTTCTGGCCCAATTGATAGGTCAGCCGCGGGTCGGGGTACGGGCCGGCCCCGGGCGTTACCCAGAGATCGTTGCAGATCGTGCACCCGAAGGTCAGCCCGCGATAGTGAAAAATGCGCAGCTTCTCGCCGGGTTTACAGAACTCCCGGTCCAATTTCGTAGGTACCAGCTTCTCGTGGGTACCCAGCAGTTCGCCCTCGCCGGTGTAAATGCGCGTCTGGATGTGCACGTCGTTGTCGCGTTTCCGGCCCGTGCCAACGAGCGCCGTGATGTACTTCTGCCGGCAGGCCTTCGCGATCTGCTCCCAAGCCGCACGGGCCGCCTTGTCGCTGAAATCGCCGTGATACCCCGTCAGGCTCATTTCGGGAAACAAAATGAAATCGCCATCGGCATTC includes these proteins:
- a CDS encoding carbon-nitrogen hydrolase family protein, which translates into the protein MATIRIVGVQMRVSLKLEENLPRILDYIMNADGDFILFPEMSLTGYHGDFSDKAARAAWEQIAKACRQKYITALVGTGRKRDNDVHIQTRIYTGEGELLGTHEKLVPTKLDREFCKPGEKLRIFHYRGLTFGCTICNDLWVTPGAGPYPDPRLTYQLGQKGAQVIFHSANSGTSAIHRTYHESNLQLRALESKVYIATANAAAPEGAVNCPTGIMSPEGYWLVQCPLEGEQTYSHDIEVDIDLGAEEEGEAVK